The genomic interval GACGGAATTCGCAAACTCCAAATTCACAACCTGGTGGTCAACAACATCGTTGTCACAATGATAGACGCATCTGCCGTAAGGTCCTTCCTCAAGCGCCTTATAACGCGCACTATAGCTCAGATCATTACTAATTGCCGAAGTTGGCCAATTCGTATCCTCTGTTAAATAGTAATTAGGCGCGTAGTAGAGACATTCGTCTGACACTGGACACCCGTCTAAGCAGCGTAACGGCGCTCCTGCCGGCGCTTGATCGGCTGTAAAATGTGAGAGTGATCCGAAGGAGGATACACGAACGCATTCCGAACCAGCCAACCAGAGCAAGATGTCCAGATCATGACAGGACTTCGCTAGAATCATTGGACTGGAATCCTCTTTCCGGCTCCAATTTCCTCTTACGAAGCTATGCGCTTGATGCCAGAACCCTACATTCTCATTATGCGTGATAGACATTAATTTACCAATTGTTTCTTTTTCTAATAATTCTTTAATGGTAGAGAAGAAATTCGTATAACGAAGCACATGACAAATCGAAAACACTCGATTCAACTGAGACGCCTTTTCTCCCATAAGCAAACATTCTTTGGCATCGGGAGACATCGGCTTCTCAAGCAGCACATGATAACCTGCCTCAAGTGCTTTCATTGTCGGATCGAAATG from Paenibacillus sp. FSL K6-3182 carries:
- a CDS encoding Gfo/Idh/MocA family oxidoreductase: MKKVTVAIIGAGLRGVNYLEYALAHPNELQVVAVAEPVAERRKSFQARHNIADNMCFENWDDFFAMPKLADAVLICTQDKQHFDPTMKALEAGYHVLLEKPMSPDAKECLLMGEKASQLNRVFSICHVLRYTNFFSTIKELLEKETIGKLMSITHNENVGFWHQAHSFVRGNWSRKEDSSPMILAKSCHDLDILLWLAGSECVRVSSFGSLSHFTADQAPAGAPLRCLDGCPVSDECLYYAPNYYLTEDTNWPTSAISNDLSYSARYKALEEGPYGRCVYHCDNDVVDHQVVNLEFANSVTAAFTMSAFTRDVSRTIKLMGTKGEIRGAMEKNEIEVIHFGSGKIERISFEDMGGHVGHGGGDMGLLKDFLKLVREDGKSEGLTSASQSVQSHLMAFAAEQSRVDGNSINLKDFAESILI